The sequence CACAATGCCACCAATTCCAGCAACAACTATCTGCATTACTCGGTCTTGTTGCATACTTTGTTCAGTAAATCCTTCATCCCAATGAGCATCGACGTGGTAGGAGTCGCCAAGGAACGATCCCAACGTTGCTTGGGCTACATTCTTGGCTTGTTCTTCCTCGCCTCGCGGTGCGAGGAACAAAAACGCCGGAGGCGATAGCTCGACTGACTCCGGGAAAATATATGCTTGCGCTTCAGCCGGTGCATAGATAACGGCATTCTCAAAAACATTAATGTTCTTTATAACCCCTACTACCGTCACAGATCTCTTGTGATCCTTGCTCAACCAGATTCGAGGAAATGTAGCTACGGCTGGTCGTCCCAGTGTTGCCCATGCAGACTCATTGATCACAACCGGGTTCATCTGAAGCTGACCGTCATAAGAGTTCAAAAAACGGCCATCAATCAGGCTACGTGCGTGTAGCTTGAAATAGTCAGGATCCACAGCCACAGCCTCCGGATACTGACCAGGACATTGATCCAAATATTTTGGCGGACACGGATCAAAATCTGGCGCATCGATCGCCGTCAAGTGAATGTCAGCTTTTGTAGTCCAGACGGTTATACCGAGTTTATCGACGGTATTCTTCACTGCCTGGCGAAGATGCTCAATTTTCTCGATACTGCGCTCTTGCTTATTGTTTTCCAGCCCTGCACTATTCTCTGCTGGCATATTCGTTGTGTTCTCGAAAATCATTGCCGTAATAGTGCCCGGCTGACCATTCCAGTGGGCAATACTGCGTTGCTGACCTTCACTGAGGATAGTTCCTAACGCAATCACTGTTGCCATAGCCCACACTGCAGCGCCTACCCCAATAAGAGATAAGATGACGCGCGCCCGATTGATTTTGACTTCTTCCCACGCTTCTATGAACGCTCCAATAAAATTGTGGATCATCACTCTGCCTCTTCTCGGCCAGGTAACTTATCACCAGTGGATAAGACTTCCATACCAGCACCAATCGGGTTTAACACACCATCAGAGATTCGATAAACCGTGTTGGCACGCTGTGCAACATTCATGTCATGGCTGATAACGATCAGCGCCGCATTGTTCTTCTGCGCTGCCCGTTCAAGCACATCCATAACTTGCATCCCAGTGTCCGGATCCAAAGCACCGGTTGGCTCATCAGCCAATATGAGTCGCGGATTGCGTACCAAAGCGCGAGCGATCGCAACCCGCTGTTGCTCTCCGCCAGATAGTTGACTCGGATATGCGTCGAGTCTGTCTCCCAACCCTACCGATTCGAGTATCCGGGCCGCTTTCTCATGCCGTTTGTATAATTCCAGACCTGAATTATAGAAGAGCGGTACTTCGACATTATTGAGCACAGTGCGCGACGGAAATAGATTAAACTGCTGGAACACGAATCCTACGGATTCACCGCGCAAGCGTGAACGATGGGCATCACTGAGACTAACAACATCGATATCATCCCACATATATGTTCCGCTACTAGGCTGATCTAACAACCCAATAATATTGAGTAAAGTTGATTTTCCGGTTCCGGAATGTCCCACAATTGAGATATGTTCCCCACTGGCAATGTCACAGTTAACCCCACGCAAGATATGTAGATCTTCGCCATTAGGCAAGGTGACCGTCCGGGTAATATCACGGAGTTGAAGCATGCTATTTCCTAGAAGTCGGCCGAGCTCATTGGGTCATCGGATTCTTGTTTTTCTTCGGTCTTTCGGGGAACGAACTCAAGAACCTCAGTTTCCTCATCTAATCCTTCAGTAATGACAACCATTTTTCCGTCATTTATTCCAAGTTTCACGACAACCGGCGAGGGCTCTCCTTTACCATCTTTTGCGGGAAGATATACTTTTCCTTCCCGGAATCGACCCTCTACCGCAGTAACGGGCAGTAGCAAGGCGTCTGTTACCTCTTCACCTGCGATATTTAGCGTGGCTTTAATACCATCAAAAACCGTTTGATCAGCTGGAATATCACAGGTGAGCAGCGGGGTTGAGCTCTGCGCTCCCCCTTCACCATTCGCACTACTCGATTTCACCGACGTTGTATGCAAGTTAGTGCACATAAATGGTGCCGGGCCATTCGTAATCGCCACCTCGGCTTGCTGCGGGATAGACTGCAACGAGTAGAGCTGATCAGGAGTCACATTCACATTCGCATGAAAAGTGGCCGGCACAATAGTCCCTAGTGAATCGTTGTATGACACGTGTTGCTTGAGCATTGCATCAAAATTGACTGTTCCAGCACTAGGAGCAACGACGTTGTTATACGTGACAGTTGTGCTGGTTTGTGGTTCTGCCGGGCCCGTGGCCTCGTCCCTATTAGACACTGCGTTTGACGGCGTTACTTCCACGCTCGTTGTTGATTTTACTTGCAATAGTGGCGCACCTTGTTCGACCTGAGTACCGTCAGCTACAAAGAAATGAACGATCTCGCCTTCGGCACTGGATTTAATCGCTTTCGCGTCGTCACGCAAAATCGTAGCTTCGAACTGGGTATCGTTCTTGACGTCGCCACGTTGAGCTGTGACTGTAGGGAGAACAAATTGTCCTTGTCCTTGTAACTCTTTTTCAGCTTTATGCGACGGGAAAAACGCAAATTTTACCAGCGCAACAGCGATAACAGCGGCGATAATCAGCCGTAGAATACTAAAAATTAGTTTACGAGTGGGATGAGCTTCCATTAACGGATCCTTCGCGATCAAGGGCACTAGTTACAGACTATGCCTTGTAACACCATTGTTAGATTTTAGGATACCCTACAGTTTCCGCAATCGGTATTTTTGCAAATCTATGGAAAATTCCGAGAGTCAAACCTGATATATTTGAGACGTTATATGTTACCTACGGAGATTGATAATGAGCAACGAACCTGGCCTCAACCTTGCCCTCGATGCGCTAGAAGATGCTCACGGCCTATCTCCTGCTCCCGAAGACATTTATGATGCGTTTTCCGCGTGGGTATCATCGACTGGCAAACAGATGTATCCCCATCAAGACGAAGCACTGTTGAATATCGTCTCCGGCGATCACGTTATTGTCTCTACTCCAACAGGTTCAGGAAAGTCCATGATCGCCATGCAAGCCTTATTCACTGGCCTAGCGACCGGACGAACCGCTTATTATACTGCACCACTTAAAGCGCTCGTATCCGAAAAGTTCTTTGAGCTCATTGGACATTTTGGTGCACACAACGTCGGTATGGTTACTGGAGACTCATCAATCAACGCCGGCGCACCCATTATCTGTGCAACTGCAGAAATCTTAGCCAATATTGCCTTACGAGAAGGCGACCAAGCCGACGTCGGCATGGTTGTGATGGACGAATTCCATTTCTATGACGATCCGCAACGCGGGTGGGCTTGGCAGGTTCCGCTCCTAACGTTGCCGCAAGCCCAACAAATTTTACTGTCCGCTACTCTCGGCGACACGACAAAATTGACGTCAGATCTCACCCGCCGCACCAATCGTCCGGTAAGCATCGTCGACGACGCCGTTCGTCCAGTCCCCCTGCATTTTTCTTGGTCAACTGAGCCAATTGGTGAAGTCATCAAAGAACTTGTCGCCACCCACATGGCACCGGTCTACGTAGTTCATTTTTCGCAGCGCGACGCCGTCTCTCAAGCACTCGCCTTGCAATCGATGGCCGTCGCTTCAAAAGAACAAAAAGAACGGATTGCCGCTGCCCTCGCTTCATTCACCTTCTCCCCCGGATTTGGCAAAGTCCTGTCAAAACTTCTGCGTGCCGGAATCGGTATTCATCACGCCGGACTACTCCCTCGCTATCGTCGCCTAGTCGAACGCCTAGCCCAAGCCGGACTACTCAACGTCATTTGCGGAACTGACACCCTCGGCGTCGGCATTAACGTTCCGATCCGAACCGTGCTCATGACATCGCTAACCAAGTTCGACGGTACGAAACAACGGCATATTACCGCCCGCGAATTCCACCAAATTGCTGGACGAGCAGGACGTGCCGGTTACGATACGGTGGGATACGTCGTCGTCCAAGCCCCCGAACACGAAATCGAAAACGCGCGCCGCCTACGTAAAGCCGGCGATGACCCAGCAAAAGTTAAACGCGTCCAGAAAGTTAAAGCTCCCGAAGGCACAATCAGCTGGTCAGAAAACACGTTCAATACGTTGCTGGCAGCCCAACCAGAAACTCTGACGTCGCGGATGCGCGTCGATCATAGCCTCATACTGAACTTACTTCAGCGTCCTAATCCGATAACTGCTGCTAAGACTGTGCTGTGTGACAACCATGAGCCACACCGCGAGCGTAATACTCTCCTGCGCAAGGCAATCACTATTTATCAGTCGTTACGGACTGCCGGCGTCATCACTCACGAAGACCGCGACTGGCGAACAGAACACGGCGATGAAAACGCCATTCATTTCACTCGCGATGTCCCCTCCGACTTTGCCTTAAACTCCCCGCTAGCACCGTTTGCCTTGGCCGCTTTTGACTTGTTGGATATGGACAGTCCTTCCTACGCACTCGACGTCGTATCAATTATCGAGGCAGTAAGCGAAGACCCTACCCCCGCACTCTACGCACAACAACGCCAAGCGCGTGGCGAACTCATTGGTAAGCTCAAAGCCGACGGCGTGGAATACGATGAACGCATGGTGCTTGTTGATGAGGTTACCTGGCCGAAACCACTGGCTGATCTCCTCGAACCGGCACTCGAAACGTACGCTAAAACGAATCCGTGGGTGCGCGGGCAAGAGTTAAAACCAAAATCCGTTGTGCGGCAACTGATCGAAGAAGGTTTGACCTTCTCTGAGTTTATTTCTCGCTACGATTTAGCACGCTCCGAAGGCGTACTTTTACGCTATATTACGGACGTGTACCGAGCAATGCGGCAGACAATACCGCTAGCGGCCCGCACCGATGAGGTGAAGGATATTGTCGACTGGCTGGCACGGTTAGTTCGCTCGATTGACTCCTCGCTTCTCGACGAGTGGGAAGCATTGGCCGATGGCCGGATCACCTTGGCTGAATTAAACTCCCTTGGTTCAGACGATTCAGTTCAAGGCGAAGAAGCTGCTTTCGGCGCCGACGACGACGGCACCGTCGCCTTCACCCGGAATAAACATGCACTACGAGTAGCAATTCGTAACCACATGTTCTATCGCATTGAGCTTTTGGACCGCGAAGACTACGAAGAATTGGAACGATTGGACGGCAGTGCCGGATGGGATGCCGACCGCTGGGCAGATGCGATTGCCCCCTACTTTGACGAATACGATTTCCTTGGCACTGATCAAGCTGCACGTGGTACACAGTTCTTCGCAATTTTAGAAGACCCTTCATTTGCCGATTTGCTCCAAGCAGGAATGGATAACGACGAGGCTTCCGCTCTGCTCGAAACCCACAGCAGTGGACGGGTCTGGTTGGCCTTGCAGATCCTTGATTCCGGGGACGACGCAGCAGCGTGGGGCTTGTGGGCCATTGTCGATTTGGACGCCTCGGACGAAGCCAACAAGCTGGTTCTCAGACCGATTCAACTAGGCGAGCGATAAATAATGTCCCCAGTAAATATTGCTGACAATATTGCCCAGGTTCGCGAAGACATTTCGCGTTTTGCTCAAGGACGGCATGTTGATCTAATACTAGCAGCCAAGCACCAACCACTGGAGCTCCTCATTGAAGCCTACACTGCTGGTGGAACATTGATGGGACATAACCTCATCGATCAGCTTGCTACAGCTACAGCAGGGTTACATGGTGCTGATATCCATCCATATACAACTGTTATCGGGCATGTTCAATCGAACAAGCTGTCAGTTGCTATGAGGTGGGCTGACCGAATAGATACAGTGGATTCACTCAAAACAGCACAACGTATCAACCGCCGGCAAGAAGCACGAATAGCTTCTGGGGAGGCAACTGGACCGTATCCGATCCTTCTGCAACTTAATTCTTCTGGAGCTTCTACTCAGTTCGGTTGCGACCCGGAGAGTTTTGTTGAATTAGCACACGTCATATCGGATCTTCAGTTCGTGCGTATCGCTGGGGTAATGACGATTGGTGCTCGCGGTTCCGAGGCTGATATTCGTGCCTCGTTTGTGCTGACTCGGCACTTAGCAGAGCAGATGCGCGAATTACCTGGACTGGAACAAGCCGATGTTCTTTCTATGGGGATGAGTGGCGATTTGCGCCTAGCTATCGAGGAGGGGTCAACAGTGGTTCGCGTTGGAACAGCTATTTTTGGTGCTCGTCCGATGCAATCGGTGTAGGCTTCAGCTTGACCCTCACGCAAGGTGATACTTCACAATCAAAATATGAACGCTACGAATGATATTCGTTATACAGTTGGCCAAGTTGCTGACATATTTCAGGTGACTGTACGGACTCTCCATCATTGGGAGCAGGCCGGATTACTCCAACCCGCGGAGCGGAGCTGGTCTAATTACCGGTTGTACTCCGACGCAGATTGCCAACGTATTCAGCACATTCTGATTTACCGTGCGACGGGCATGGCATTAGCGGATATCAGAGTTCTCCTTGACGGGGATTCCAGCGGGATTGACCATTTAATCAAACAACGCGAAACGTTAATCAATCAGCAGCAAGAGCTAGCTGACATGATTGCAGCGATCGATATCCTTATGGAGGATACTGTGAAGAAACAACCTATGACGGCACACCAGATTGGTGAAATTCTAAGACAAGCTAATTTTGCCGAATATCAACAGGAAGCTGAAGATAAATACGCCAGCTCTGATGACTGGAAGGTTAGTGAAGAACGTACGAAAGAGTGGACTGCGAATGATTGGCTGTCTGTTCGTGCGCAGTTCGCCGATATTGATGCAAAACTAGTTGCTGCAGTACGAGAGGGTATAGCCTCAGATAGCTCAGCAGCACAAAAACTAGTTGAAGAACATCGTCAAGTGCTCAGCACGTTTTTCCCAGTGACACATGCGAAGCATTTTATTCTTTCTCGTGGGTATATTAAGGACGAACGCTTCCGCGAATATTACGAGAATCAGCAAGAAGACTTAGCTCAATGGCTAGCTGACGCAATTGCCGCTAATTCACAGGCAAATGGCGTAGATCCGGCTGCCTGCATCTGGGAGTAGTCTTACATGCGCGTGCATACAGTTTGCATAATTACAACGTTTACGCCGTAGTTGGCCTGTTAATGCGAAAAATGCAAACTGTATGCGCGTTTCTTCTTGTTGCGAGTAGATTATAGGTATGCATGCAGTAATTAAAACCCCGATGTTGATTGTTGTTTCTCTAGTACTACTTTTGACCGCTTGTTCGTCTGCTACGCATGCAGAATATTAAGAGAATACATCCGATAGTGTCACTGTATTTGATGACCATGGCCGAAAGATCGCTACGTTCGCATCTCACAAAGATTTAGACTTTTTCTCCACGTTGGTTGGAGACAGCTTTAC is a genomic window of Arcanobacterium phocae containing:
- a CDS encoding ABC transporter permease, with product MIHNFIGAFIEAWEEVKINRARVILSLIGVGAAVWAMATVIALGTILSEGQQRSIAHWNGQPGTITAMIFENTTNMPAENSAGLENNKQERSIEKIEHLRQAVKNTVDKLGITVWTTKADIHLTAIDAPDFDPCPPKYLDQCPGQYPEAVAVDPDYFKLHARSLIDGRFLNSYDGQLQMNPVVINESAWATLGRPAVATFPRIWLSKDHKRSVTVVGVIKNINVFENAVIYAPAEAQAYIFPESVELSPPAFLFLAPRGEEEQAKNVAQATLGSFLGDSYHVDAHWDEGFTEQSMQQDRVMQIVVAGIGGIVILLGALGLLTMSIVTVKTRVREIGIRRAVGASARRIFFAVFLESVVATTVAGFVGVVFSVMTIRVLPQLGFSGFLFEEISASASTIAYPMQAALIGVGISATVGALCGIIPATIAVKMRPIDAIRF
- a CDS encoding ABC transporter ATP-binding protein, producing the protein MLQLRDITRTVTLPNGEDLHILRGVNCDIASGEHISIVGHSGTGKSTLLNIIGLLDQPSSGTYMWDDIDVVSLSDAHRSRLRGESVGFVFQQFNLFPSRTVLNNVEVPLFYNSGLELYKRHEKAARILESVGLGDRLDAYPSQLSGGEQQRVAIARALVRNPRLILADEPTGALDPDTGMQVMDVLERAAQKNNAALIVISHDMNVAQRANTVYRISDGVLNPIGAGMEVLSTGDKLPGREEAE
- a CDS encoding efflux RND transporter periplasmic adaptor subunit, with translation MEAHPTRKLIFSILRLIIAAVIAVALVKFAFFPSHKAEKELQGQGQFVLPTVTAQRGDVKNDTQFEATILRDDAKAIKSSAEGEIVHFFVADGTQVEQGAPLLQVKSTTSVEVTPSNAVSNRDEATGPAEPQTSTTVTYNNVVAPSAGTVNFDAMLKQHVSYNDSLGTIVPATFHANVNVTPDQLYSLQSIPQQAEVAITNGPAPFMCTNLHTTSVKSSSANGEGGAQSSTPLLTCDIPADQTVFDGIKATLNIAGEEVTDALLLPVTAVEGRFREGKVYLPAKDGKGEPSPVVVKLGINDGKMVVITEGLDEETEVLEFVPRKTEEKQESDDPMSSADF
- a CDS encoding DEAD/DEAH box helicase — encoded protein: MSNEPGLNLALDALEDAHGLSPAPEDIYDAFSAWVSSTGKQMYPHQDEALLNIVSGDHVIVSTPTGSGKSMIAMQALFTGLATGRTAYYTAPLKALVSEKFFELIGHFGAHNVGMVTGDSSINAGAPIICATAEILANIALREGDQADVGMVVMDEFHFYDDPQRGWAWQVPLLTLPQAQQILLSATLGDTTKLTSDLTRRTNRPVSIVDDAVRPVPLHFSWSTEPIGEVIKELVATHMAPVYVVHFSQRDAVSQALALQSMAVASKEQKERIAAALASFTFSPGFGKVLSKLLRAGIGIHHAGLLPRYRRLVERLAQAGLLNVICGTDTLGVGINVPIRTVLMTSLTKFDGTKQRHITAREFHQIAGRAGRAGYDTVGYVVVQAPEHEIENARRLRKAGDDPAKVKRVQKVKAPEGTISWSENTFNTLLAAQPETLTSRMRVDHSLILNLLQRPNPITAAKTVLCDNHEPHRERNTLLRKAITIYQSLRTAGVITHEDRDWRTEHGDENAIHFTRDVPSDFALNSPLAPFALAAFDLLDMDSPSYALDVVSIIEAVSEDPTPALYAQQRQARGELIGKLKADGVEYDERMVLVDEVTWPKPLADLLEPALETYAKTNPWVRGQELKPKSVVRQLIEEGLTFSEFISRYDLARSEGVLLRYITDVYRAMRQTIPLAARTDEVKDIVDWLARLVRSIDSSLLDEWEALADGRITLAELNSLGSDDSVQGEEAAFGADDDGTVAFTRNKHALRVAIRNHMFYRIELLDREDYEELERLDGSAGWDADRWADAIAPYFDEYDFLGTDQAARGTQFFAILEDPSFADLLQAGMDNDEASALLETHSSGRVWLALQILDSGDDAAAWGLWAIVDLDASDEANKLVLRPIQLGER
- a CDS encoding YggS family pyridoxal phosphate-dependent enzyme, with protein sequence MSPVNIADNIAQVREDISRFAQGRHVDLILAAKHQPLELLIEAYTAGGTLMGHNLIDQLATATAGLHGADIHPYTTVIGHVQSNKLSVAMRWADRIDTVDSLKTAQRINRRQEARIASGEATGPYPILLQLNSSGASTQFGCDPESFVELAHVISDLQFVRIAGVMTIGARGSEADIRASFVLTRHLAEQMRELPGLEQADVLSMGMSGDLRLAIEEGSTVVRVGTAIFGARPMQSV
- a CDS encoding MerR family transcriptional regulator; its protein translation is MNATNDIRYTVGQVADIFQVTVRTLHHWEQAGLLQPAERSWSNYRLYSDADCQRIQHILIYRATGMALADIRVLLDGDSSGIDHLIKQRETLINQQQELADMIAAIDILMEDTVKKQPMTAHQIGEILRQANFAEYQQEAEDKYASSDDWKVSEERTKEWTANDWLSVRAQFADIDAKLVAAVREGIASDSSAAQKLVEEHRQVLSTFFPVTHAKHFILSRGYIKDERFREYYENQQEDLAQWLADAIAANSQANGVDPAACIWE